One window of Paenibacillus albicereus genomic DNA carries:
- a CDS encoding ABC transporter ATP-binding protein codes for MIRLRGLNKRFLSYENPSKRFKEFFLAQNEQAGFMALKEIDLVIEPGQTVGILGPNGSGKSTLLQVIAGIIHPTSGEVEIEGKISALLELGAGFNPEFTGRENVFLNASILGLSTEETEERFDAIVAFSGIGEFIDQPVKTYSSGMFVRLAFATAINVNPDIIIIDEALAVGDVAFQQRCMNKLRQLQKAGKTILFVSHDTSAVKSLCDHAILMQHGQIIAAGEPDDIVNQYMKIVYTNSLDGLEEGLADDLDEASQDELSPIVNYPTGDNRFGSKAAEIIGTTLIVEDKENEKTIYDTGILKVKVSVRYNEELKNPIIGFVLRDRLGNDITTTNTLLEKIKLPLGAVESVQTVLFELSVPKLLKGNYTISPAIANGDLVKHDMCDWIDNAYIFEVINKETVYGMMRVPVAIQTRLEG; via the coding sequence ATGATCAGATTAAGAGGGCTTAATAAACGATTTCTTTCCTATGAAAATCCGTCGAAAAGGTTCAAAGAATTTTTTTTGGCTCAAAATGAGCAAGCGGGCTTTATGGCTTTAAAAGAGATCGACCTGGTCATCGAGCCAGGACAGACTGTCGGGATTCTTGGTCCCAATGGATCAGGTAAAAGTACCCTTCTTCAAGTAATTGCTGGAATCATACATCCCACGAGTGGAGAAGTGGAAATAGAGGGGAAAATATCGGCCCTGCTGGAGCTTGGGGCCGGTTTCAATCCGGAGTTTACGGGAAGAGAGAATGTATTCCTCAATGCTTCTATTCTTGGGTTGTCTACCGAGGAGACGGAGGAGCGATTTGACGCTATCGTGGCTTTTTCAGGCATAGGAGAGTTTATTGATCAGCCTGTCAAAACGTATTCCAGCGGCATGTTTGTCAGGCTGGCTTTTGCCACAGCCATTAACGTAAACCCCGATATTATTATCATCGATGAAGCGCTAGCTGTCGGAGACGTGGCCTTTCAACAGCGTTGCATGAACAAGCTCAGGCAACTCCAAAAAGCTGGAAAGACCATATTATTTGTCTCGCATGACACTTCAGCGGTAAAAAGCTTGTGTGATCACGCGATTTTGATGCAGCATGGGCAAATTATAGCTGCGGGAGAACCCGATGATATCGTGAATCAGTACATGAAAATCGTGTACACGAATTCGTTAGATGGATTGGAAGAAGGCCTCGCGGATGATCTGGATGAAGCTTCCCAGGATGAATTGTCGCCGATTGTAAATTATCCAACGGGAGATAACCGCTTTGGATCCAAAGCGGCCGAGATCATTGGGACAACTTTAATTGTTGAAGATAAAGAAAACGAAAAGACGATTTATGACACCGGCATCTTGAAGGTAAAAGTCTCCGTTCGATATAACGAGGAACTGAAAAATCCTATTATCGGATTTGTATTGCGAGACCGATTGGGAAACGACATTACGACAACAAATACGTTGCTTGAAAAAATAAAATTGCCCCTAGGAGCCGTAGAAAGCGTACAGACGGTTCTTTTTGAATTATCTGTTCCTAAACTCCTTAAAGGAAATTATACGATTTCCCCCGCAATTGCCAATGGAGATCTAGTGAAACATGATATGTGTGATTGGATTGACAATGCGTATATCTTTGAAGTAATCAACAAAGAAACGGTTTATGGGATGATGAGAGTCCCGGTTGCGATTCAAACCAGATTGGAGGGATGA
- a CDS encoding ABC transporter permease, which translates to MNLFTQPFALLYRNRALILNLTRRELEGRYKGSVLGRVWIIVNQLALLAVYSFVFGFIFKTKIGSSSGDMSSNFALWLYCGLLPWFFINESLTISVRDIVSKVNFVKKIAFPLEILPIVSVIIAFINMSIGVLLLLGGTIVFGMGLHLEMLSFILFVPPLFLGVSGLAMIVASMGVYFRDLAQMVGLIMLLWMYATPIMYNADMVPEEFRFLFTYNPLASIVDLMRSAFFWHSDLNFLFLGGFYIGSIVLYMIGFHVFRKLKIGFSDVL; encoded by the coding sequence TTGAATTTATTTACACAGCCTTTTGCTTTGCTATATCGGAATCGGGCGCTAATTTTGAATTTAACCCGAAGAGAGCTGGAAGGTAGATATAAAGGTTCTGTTTTAGGTAGGGTATGGATTATCGTCAATCAGCTTGCATTACTGGCGGTATATTCGTTTGTTTTCGGGTTCATTTTCAAAACCAAAATTGGCTCTTCTTCAGGTGATATGAGCTCCAATTTTGCCTTATGGCTTTACTGCGGCTTACTCCCTTGGTTTTTTATTAATGAGAGCTTAACGATTTCCGTAAGAGATATCGTTTCGAAAGTGAATTTCGTAAAAAAGATTGCATTCCCGCTAGAAATTCTGCCCATCGTTAGCGTAATCATCGCTTTTATCAACATGAGTATCGGTGTGCTTTTACTACTAGGCGGTACAATTGTATTTGGAATGGGGCTACACCTGGAAATGCTGTCGTTTATCTTGTTCGTTCCTCCACTTTTTTTAGGAGTAAGCGGACTGGCCATGATTGTGGCTTCCATGGGCGTATACTTCAGGGACCTTGCGCAAATGGTCGGCCTGATCATGTTGCTGTGGATGTATGCGACTCCGATTATGTACAACGCAGACATGGTACCGGAAGAATTCCGATTCCTATTTACATATAATCCGTTGGCTTCAATTGTGGACTTGATGAGATCGGCTTTCTTTTGGCATTCCGATTTGAATTTCTTGTTCTTAGGCGGATTTTATATCGGTTCGATTGTGCTGTATATGATCGGGTTTCATGTTTTCCGTAAATTAAAAATCGGTTTTTCCGATGTATTATAA